In a single window of the Zea mays cultivar B73 chromosome 5, Zm-B73-REFERENCE-NAM-5.0, whole genome shotgun sequence genome:
- the LOC109939633 gene encoding protein FAR1-RELATED SEQUENCE 5-like, giving the protein MGDEGPRVMLTDQDPAMPVALGRRSESTNKLVKSAHVDANTPLHQFAKQMLKLLHSRKMKEAKEALGCMGQKETNTLYMFEIRVARTYTRAVMNKFHESLKYATAYKISHDPDGGVNEWVVQHTSRSNKIVWGQHQFKVMADVDAGKYECECKHWEHTGLLCVHLLRTFMHLQIDRIPSEYILQRYTYSAIQDVTFSRDDKNLKGKDGETKSYRQKMLLKKSMKVVHHASLSKAGYDRALEMMDELLLLLSRLEPDIEGDDSTSDGEGIQYEKLA; this is encoded by the exons atgggagATGAAGGACCACGAGTAATGCTTACAG ATCAAGATCCAGCAATGCCAGTTGCACTAGGCAGG CGTAGCGAGAGCACGAACAAACTCGTCAAAAGTGCTCATGTCGATGCAAACACGCCACTACATCAATTCGCCAAGCAAATGTTGAAGCTTCTACACAGTAGGAAGATGAAAGAGGCAAAAGAGGCACTAGGATGCATG GGCCAAAAGGAAACAAATACATTGTATATGTTTGAGATACGTGTAGCGAGGACATACACAAGGGCTGTAATGAATAAGTTTCACGAGTCTTTGAAATATGCTACTGCATACAAGATATCACATGATCCAGATGGTGGTGTGAATGAATGGGTGGTTCAGCATACTTCAAGGTCAAATAAGATTGTGTGGGGGCAACACCAATTCAAAGTAATGGCTGATGTAGATGCTGGAAAGTATGAATGTGAATGCAAGCATTGGGAGCATACAG GTCTGCTTTGTGTGCATCTTTTACGAACATTTATGCATCTTCAAATTGATCGAATACCTTCGGAATACATCCTTCAGAGATACACCTACTCTGCTATACAAGATGTGACTTTTTCAAGGGATGATAAGAATTTGAAGGGTAAAGACGGTGAGACTAAATCATATAGGcagaagatgttgcttaaaaagTCAATGAAAGTAGTACATCATGCAAGTCTTTCAAAGGCTGGATATGATAGAGCCCTGGAGATGATGGATGAACTGCTTTTGCTACTTTCACGGTTGGAGCCAGATATTGAAGGTGATGATAGTACTAGTGATGGCGAAGGAATACAG TATGAGAAACTTGCCTGA